One Jannaschia sp. GRR-S6-38 genomic window carries:
- the gltX gene encoding glutamate--tRNA ligase yields the protein MTRPVVTRFAPSPTGYLHIGGARTALFNWLYARGRGGRFLLRIEDTDRARSTEAATQAIFDGLGWLGLDWDGEAVSQAANADRHAAVAREMLEAGHAYRCWASQEEIEAFREAARAEGRSTLYLSPWRDADPADAPDGPFAIRLKAPRDGETVIEDRVQGRVTFRNDQLDDMVLLRSDGTPTYMLAVVVDDHDMGVTHVIRGDDHLNNAARQAQIYDAMGWEQPVWAHIPLIHGADGKKLSKRHGATGVGEYAEMGIPAPALRNYLTRLGWSHGDDEFFTDAQARDWFDLDGIGKAPARLDLKKLENLSGQHLSVMADDAILAAVADWAARTGRAPIDAARLRPAIPLVKDAARTLPQLIDRAAFALADRPIRPDEKAEKALDAVSRGILSELTPHLRNASWTRDALEGVVGDLAQAHGIGLGKLAAPLRAALAGRTATPSVFDMMLVLGRDETLARISDAATAA from the coding sequence ATGACCCGACCCGTCGTCACCCGCTTCGCGCCGTCGCCCACGGGCTATCTGCATATCGGCGGCGCGCGCACGGCGCTGTTCAACTGGCTCTATGCCCGCGGGCGCGGCGGCCGGTTCCTGTTGCGGATCGAGGACACGGACCGGGCGCGCTCGACCGAAGCGGCGACGCAGGCGATCTTCGACGGGCTGGGCTGGCTCGGGCTCGACTGGGACGGCGAGGCGGTCAGCCAGGCCGCGAATGCCGACCGCCATGCCGCGGTGGCGCGCGAGATGCTGGAGGCGGGCCACGCCTATCGCTGCTGGGCCAGCCAGGAGGAGATCGAGGCCTTCCGCGAGGCCGCGCGCGCCGAGGGCCGCTCGACCCTCTATCTCAGCCCGTGGCGCGACGCCGATCCGGCGGACGCCCCCGACGGCCCCTTCGCAATCCGGCTGAAGGCGCCCCGCGACGGCGAGACCGTGATCGAGGACAGGGTGCAGGGCCGCGTCACCTTCCGCAACGACCAGCTCGACGACATGGTGCTGCTGCGCTCCGACGGCACGCCGACCTACATGCTGGCCGTGGTGGTCGACGATCACGACATGGGCGTGACCCATGTGATCCGCGGCGACGACCACCTCAACAACGCCGCACGGCAGGCGCAGATCTACGACGCGATGGGCTGGGAGCAGCCGGTCTGGGCGCATATCCCGCTGATCCACGGCGCCGACGGCAAGAAGCTGTCGAAGCGCCACGGCGCGACGGGCGTGGGCGAATACGCCGAGATGGGCATCCCCGCCCCCGCGCTGCGCAACTACCTGACCCGGCTGGGCTGGAGCCATGGCGATGACGAGTTCTTCACCGACGCGCAGGCGCGCGACTGGTTCGACCTCGACGGGATCGGCAAGGCCCCGGCGCGGCTGGATCTCAAGAAGCTCGAAAACCTCTCCGGCCAGCATCTGAGCGTAATGGCGGATGACGCGATCCTCGCCGCCGTGGCCGACTGGGCGGCGCGGACCGGGCGGGCCCCGATCGACGCCGCGCGGCTGCGCCCGGCCATCCCGCTCGTGAAGGACGCGGCCCGCACCCTGCCCCAGCTGATCGACCGCGCGGCCTTCGCCCTGGCCGACCGTCCGATCCGTCCCGACGAGAAGGCGGAGAAGGCGCTGGACGCGGTATCCCGTGGCATACTGTCCGAATTGACGCCGCACCTGCGAAATGCTAGCTGGACCCGCGACGCGCTGGAGGGTGTCGTGGGCGATCTGGCCCAGGCGCACGGTATCGGCCTGGGCAAGCTGGCCGCGCCCCTGCGCGCCGCTCTGGCCGGTCGCACGGCAACCCCCAGTGTCTTCGACATGATGCTCGTGCTGGGTCGCGACGAGACCCTCGCGCGGATTTCCGATGCCGCCACCGCGGCCTGA